A single window of Mugil cephalus isolate CIBA_MC_2020 chromosome 1, CIBA_Mcephalus_1.1, whole genome shotgun sequence DNA harbors:
- the LOC125003979 gene encoding uncharacterized protein LOC125003979, giving the protein MKTVVVFVILVHVSQHAPAGVVQVNEGAESVLIPCQYLGFLPENPTVIWTRNDLSPKLIHKQQKTGEVEGQNQVYRGRTSMTSDALVTGDFSLTLRKPHLSDSGYYTCSITDGRQELRVTDVHLQVKDQQVEVEVQEGAESVILPCKTNTDLPEDTTVEWTRSEPDLIMVHVYRDGTNQLNKQDKFYKDRTQMNEDLLETGDLSLTLKYPTERDSGSYICTVYRGQDILTEKVVLHHLKDPFPTWAKVLVVLLVLLVVLVIVGGLLFHFRHYFMSEYQVEVDPGVESVQLPCKTITRLPKDARVVWTDVEDYVVHVYENGSDHPEEQDQIYRNRTKMKRNLKIGDLSLTLKYPTDVDTNTYTCRVYDKKGEILMEKQVKLSVTVLQVEMYSGVESVQLPFKTITRLPKDARVVWTDVEDYVVHVYENGSDRPEEQNQIYRNKTKMNEDLLRTGDLSLTLKYPTDEDTNTYTCRVYDKKGKRLMEKQVKLSVTVLQVEMYSGVESVRLPCKTITRLPKDARVVWTDVEDYVVHVYENGSDRPEEQDQIYRNKTKMNEDLLRTGDLSLTLKYPIDVDTNIYTCRVYDKKGEILMEKQVKLSVTDFQLVKVDSGVESVQLPFRTAELPGDATVEWIDRDNSMVHVYENGSDHHEKQNQIYRNRTKMNEDLLETGDLSLTLKYPTEIDTKTYTCRVYDKEGNILRRKEVVLRVKGRVQVQHETSPLMAEESV; this is encoded by the exons TTTCCCAGCATGCTCCGGCAGGTGTGGTGCAGGTGAATgagggggcggagtctgtcctGATACCCTGTCAGTACTTAGGTTTTCTACCTGAGAACCCCACAGTGATTTGGACCAGGAACGATCTCAGTCCCAAATTAatccacaaacaacaaaaaacaggtGAAGTTGAAGGTCAGAACCAGGTTTACAGGGGGAGGACATCGATGACGTCTGATGCTCTGGTCACTGGAGACTTCAGCCTCACTCTGAGAAAACCCCACCTGTCTGACAGCGGCTACTACACCTGCTCCATCACTGATGGAAGACAAGAACTGAGAGTGACAGACGTACATctacaggtcaaag accagcaggtggaggtggaggtgcaggAAGGGGCGGAGTCTGTCATCCTAccatgtaaaacaaacactgacctGCCTGAGGACACCACAGTGGAGTGGACTCGCTCTGAACCAGACCTCATCATGGTCCATGTGTATCGAGATGGAACAAACCAACTCAATAAACAGGACAAGTTTTacaaagacagaacacagatgaatgaagacctgctggaaactggagacctcagtctgaccctgaaataccccacagagagagactctGGATCATACATCTGCACCGTCTACAGAGGCCAAGACATCCTGACAGAGAAAGTAGTGCTGCACCACCTAAAAG ATCCGTTTCCAACCTGGGCTAAAGTTCTTGTGGTTCTCCTTGTTCTTCTGGTGGTTCTTGTTATTGTTGGgggtcttttgtttcattttcgaCACTACTTCATGTCAG aataccaggtggaggtggatccaGGGgtggagtctgtccagctgccctGCAAAACCATAACTCGCCTTCCTAAAGACGCTAGAGTGGTGTGGACGGATGTTGAGGATTATGTGGTCCATGTGTACGAGAACGGCTCTGACCATCCTGAAGAACAGGaccagatttatagaaacagaacaaagatgAAGAGAAACCTGAAAAttggagacctcagtctgaccctgaaataccccacAGATGTAGACACCAACACCTACACCTGTAGAGTCTACGACAAGAAGGGAGAGATACTGATGGAGAAACAAGTGAAGCTCAGTGTCACAG tcctccaggtggagatgTATTCAGGGgtggagtctgtccagctgccctTCAAAACCATAACTCGCCTTCCTAAAGACGCTAGAGTGGTGTGGACGGATGTTGAGGATTATGTAgtccatgtgtatgagaacggctctgaccgtcctgaagaacagaaccagatttatagaaacaaaacgaagatgaatgaagacctgctgagaactggagacctcagtctgaccctgaaataccccacAGATGAAGACACCAACACCTACACCTGTAGAGTCTACGACAAGAAGGGAAAGAGACTGATGGAGAAACAAGTGAAGCTCAGTGTCACAG tcctccaggtggagatgTATTCAGGGGTGGAGTCTGTCCGGCTGCCCTGCAAAACCATAACTCGCCTTCCTAAAGACGCTAGAGTGGTGTGGACGGATGTTGAGGATTATGTAGTCCATGTGTACGAGAACGGCTCTGATCGTCCTGAAGAACAGGaccagatttatagaaacaaaacgaagatgaatgaagacctgctgagaactggagacctcagtctgaccctgaaataccccaTAGATGTAGACACCAACATCTACACCTGTAGAGTCTACGACAAGAAGGGAGAGATACTGATGGAGAAACAAGTGAAGCTCAGTGTCACAG acTTCCAGCTGGTGAAGGTGGATTCAGGGgtggagtctgtccagctgccctTCAGAACCGCAGAGCTGCCTGGAGACGCTACAGTGGAGTGGATCGACAGAGACAACAGCATggtccatgtgtatgagaacggCTCTGACCATCATGAAAAGCAGAaccagatttatagaaacagaacgaagatgaatgaagacctgctggaaactggagacctcagtctgaccctgaaataccccacAGAGATAGACACTAAGACCTACACCTGTAGAGTCTATGACAAGGAGGGAAACATCCTGAGACGGAAGGAAGTAGTGCTCAGAGTGAAAg GCAGAGTTCAGGTCCAGCATGAAACGTCTCCTCTGATGGCTGAAGAGTCAGTTTGA